The window GACACCTATTGCTATGCAACGGTTGTGCCGGTAACTGGGGTGGGCGGAGTGGTCTGCGGAATTCGGTGATGGTCCGAGGAAAAGACAGACCTGATTGTGAAATGAAATTGGGGTCAACCTTTCGGTGGAAGTGTTCCTTGCTTTCGCCTTGGTAGGCTTCTGCGCATGACGATTCCTACCGAAGCGATTGGCAGCATTCCCCGTCCTCCGGAACTGATTGAGGCAATTACCTCCTTTCATCTAGGCAAGTTTGCGCCGGTAGAACTGGAAAGCGCATACGATGCTGCGCTTCGAGATACCATTGGCCGGCTGGAACAGACTGGTTCGCCGGTACTGACGGATGGCGAACAGACCAAGCCAAGTTTTGCAACTTATCCACTGAGCGGCTTGACCAACCTTGCCTCCGACGGAGTCGTTATCCCGTTTGCCGACGGGCACCAGCGGCAGTTGCCACGACTGACAAGCGGACCATTCCACTACGGAGTTCATGCGGCAACGTATCTCAGGGCAGCGCGCACATACACGAAGCGTCCGATGAAGCAGGCAGTCATCTCTGCCTCCGCGTTGAGCCTGCTTTATCCCCCGGACGGAATTGCGGATTATTCGCGCGAAGCGTTTGTTGCCGACTTACTGGACGATGCTGAGGAGGATATTCGCGGCGCGCTGAATGCGGGCGCGGCAAGTGTCCAGATTGACTTTACTGAAGGACGGCTTTCGCTGAAGCTCGACCCTTCGGGTGGCTTATTGCGCAGTTTTATCGCTCTGAACAATCAGGTGCTTGATCGTTTTTCCGCATCCGATCGGCAGAAGATCGGAGTGCATGTTTGCCCCGGCGGCGATCATGATTCGACGCATTCCGCAGATGTGGACTATGCCGCATTTCTGCCTGATTTATTCAAGATGAATGTTGGGCGTTTCTATCTGCAATTGGCCAGTGAGCCGGATAGGAAGCGTGTCTTGCGATTGATCAGCAAGTTGAGGCAGCCGGATCATCTTGTGTTTATCGGCGTAATTGATCCGATCAATCCCAGGATAGAGAGCGCGGAAGAAGTTCGCGACCGCGTTCTTGAAGCGGCGGCGTATTTACCGATAGATCGCCTTGGCACTACGGACGATTGCGGTTTTTCGCCGTTCGCCGACGACATTTCAACCGCTCGCGAAACTGCGTTTCGGAAGATTCAGGCAAGAGTTGAAGGGACTGCGCTCGCAGCGAAAGAGCTGGGGCTTTGACGCTGCGAGCAGGTGGTTTCCAGTTGCAACAATTACGGCTCATCGCGCTCCAGGTGATAAGGGCTACTCGAAATACTTCTGGAGAGTATTCAAGTAGTGCTCGTGCCATCCTGAGTCGAGGTGATCAGCCAGGCCTTCAGGGAAACCTGTGTGGTCCAGCACCAGCGTCGCCCCCCCGCCGTTCGATTTCAGTTCGAACTTCACGATCGAGTAAATGCCCGGGCTCCATGACGCTGGCCGCCAGGCCTGCACGATGCGCTGGTTGGCGATCAATTCGATATTTCTTCCGACAATCTGCCCGCCGAAGAGAGAAAAGGCGCCGCCAGCCTTTGCATCGATCTCCGCCGGCATGCCGGAAAAGGCAGCGAATTGCTTTGAATCCAGCAGCGCCTCGTAGATACGCTGAGGTGCGGGTTTGAAATCGACCTCATAATGCAGGGATGTTCGCGTCTTATTGGCGGCAGAGCTGGGTATCTCCTTCATCGTTGATTGAGGCGTCCCTCCCCAGGCCTTCGAAACGCCAAATGCAGCCAACACAATGGCCAGTCCCTTGACCAGTTGCCTTCGGCTCTCAAGTTCAACCGCCGGGTACGAACTCAGAATTTCTTTCATCGCATTCTCCCCAAAACGATGGCATCGACCACCACTGCATCGGAACACGCAAGTGAATTATGTTCAAGATCATATTTTGGGCGGTAGAATGCGTTGGAATTCTGATAGCACGTTGCAAGAGGCAAGGAGCTTTCATGCCCTATCCGGCCGGTCATAGCGTTGAAATCAGAGGCAAGATCGTTCAAAGCGCGCGAAGACTGTTCAATCGCCACGGCTTCGACAATGTCTCCGTGGACCAAATCATGTCCGGCGCAGGACTAACGCGCGGCGGCTTCTACAACTACTTCCAGAGCAAGAGTGATCTCTATACGGAGGTCCTCGGCTGCTTCTTCACCGACCCGGAATGGAAGAACTGCTGGGAGGGAGTAGAGGTCGACTTATCGTCTGCCGATGTAGGACAACAAGTGGTTCGCGCTTATCTGTCGCGCCAGCACTTCGAAGATGTGGAGAACTCCTGCCCCATGGTTGCGCTGCCCTCCGACGTTACGCGCAGCAGCGACAGCGCGAAGTGCGCTTTTGAAAATGTCTTCAGCGCGATGGTCAGCATATTGGAGCGAAGCATGGCCAGAGAAAGTTCTATCGAGGGCCGGTCTGGACGACGCGACAGAGCCAGTGCCGTCGCTGCGCTGTGCATTGGTGGAATGGTCGTTGCTCGTGCCATGGGTAATCGCACGAGCGCGGACCAGTTGCGCGATGGATGCCTAACCGTGGCCCTCGAACTTGGAGGCTGGCAAGAAGTTGCAAGCGGAAAGACATGATTGGCCTTTCCCTCAATCCGCTGCGCTTGGACGGACTGAGGGGGTTCGATAGCCTTCGCTTGCGAGATGCCGGCCCATCTGCGCGTACATGGATTCCTCCTGCGGCTGCCAGGTAGCCAATCCATCGACATAGCGGTTGTACATGCAAAAGGCTGCCGCGATAAGAACCGTGTCATGGATTTCAAGGTCGGTGGCGCCCTGCTGGCGCGCCGCCTCTATATCTTCCGCAGTAACATGTTTTCCGCCCTGCTGAACCTTGCCTGCAATGACCAGGAGGTGCTTGAGTTTTTCGGAGATTGGCGCCTGCATGAAGTCGGTCTTTACCTGCTTTACCGTGGCCTCATTTCCCAGATGACATGCGGCGGCGGCTCCGTGGCTGGTCTGGCAGAAGTAACAATCATTTCGCGAAGACACATAGGTCGCAATCAGCTCTCGCTCACCGGGAGTAAGGCTGTTTGGCTCGTGCAGCAGTATGTGAGCGAGTTCGCGCATGGGCTTCGCGGTTTCCGGACGGAAGGCAAAGCCGGAGCTGATTCCGGGAAGCCCCCGGGGAAGATCGATATGCGGCATAAGTCAGGCTCCTTGTGTTTCTAACTCGGGTTGAGGTAGATATTCGCGGCTCATGGTCACATAGCCATCTCTGGCGGTCTTTTTGCCGCGCTGGCGATAGAGTTCTTCGTCCTCCGGCTGCCAGGTTGCGAGACCATCCACATAGCGGTTGAACATGCAAAAGGCTGCAGCGATCAGCACGGTGTCATGAATTTCGATATCGGTCGCTCCCGCCTGGCGCGCCTCTTCGACATCGCTCGCTGTCACATGCTTGCCGCCGCGCTGCACTTTGGATGCAATGACCAGCAGCGCCTTCAGCTTGGCGGATATGTCTGCGTGCTGGAAATCCGCCTTCACCCGTCGCACCAGGTCTTCATCGCCATCCAGATGAGCGGCGGCAATCGCACCGTGTACGGTTTGGCAGAAGTAACAGTCGTTGAGATGTGAGACATAGGTTGCGATCAGTTCGCGCTCACCGGGCGCGAGCGAGTTAGGCGCGTGCAGAAGGATCTCTGCCAGTTCGTTAAGCGGCTTTGCGGTCTCAGGACGAAAGGCCATGGGTCCGCGAATGCCTTGCAGACCTTCGGGAAGTTGAATATGGGGCATGGTGGCTGTTAACTCCCTTCTGTAACTTCGGATATGTGTGGCGTGGCAGCATGTGGTGTGGCGAATAGTCTGCGCAATGGAAGACCGCAGAGCACGATGGCGACCCCAGCCAGCGCCGGCCAGGGATCGTGCATGAGAATGAGGAGCGCAATCATGACAGAAATGACGATGAAGAGGATGGGCGCAATGGGATACCACCATCCACGCACTGGCGTTTGCACACGGAACAGCGTGGAAGCGGCCAGCGCAAGGAACAGCACCGCCGAGAAGATGATGTAGGACAACACGCGATCGAATGCGCCCAGCAGGAGCACTGCAAGCGAGAGGCCTGTTTGCAGAAGGATGGCGTTTGCGGGTGTTCCCCAGCGCGGATGCAGTTTGGCGAATGCGGGAAAGAACGCGCCGGACTGCGCCATTGCGTAGCAAACGCGAGGAGCAGCCATCGTAAGCGCGGCCATCCCGCCGCAGACGCAGATCAGCACGCAGATGGAGAGAATACGCGCGCCGAGAGATCCAAAAAGCACCTGACCGAACTGAGCGACGAATGCGGTGTTCGAAGTGAGGCGCTCGATGGGCAAGACAGAGAGAAACGCTGCGCTGATAAGCAGGTAGACGGCTGTCACAACGGCAACGCCGCCGATAAAGGCTAGCGGCAATGTGCGCCTCGGGTTGCGAACTTCGCCTGCGATCTTGCTCGCCTCCCACCATCCGCCAAAGCTGAAGAATGCACTCACCACGCCGCCTGCAATGGCGGGAAAGATCGCCTCCGAACCGGGCCTGCGCACGGTGAATGGCATCAAGTTGCTCAGGTGCGCGTGGCCGGAAACGGCCGCCCAACCGACGAGTGCGAAGAGGATGACCAGCTTGAGGATGTTCACGAATGACATGATCGAGCCGCTCAATCGCGTGCCAAGCAGGTTGATTCCACCGAAGAGGCAAAGCAGCACGACGGGCATTGCGCTCAGCCACGCCGAACCGATGGGAAGAACCTGGGCCAGATAGGGAACCGATCCGACAGCCAGCGCTGCCGCCACGCCCGGATACATGACGATGGAACTCATCCAGCCGTAGAGAAACGCTACCGGTTCACCGTAGCCCGCCCGCAGATAAACATACTCGCCGCCTGATTCGGGAAATCGAATCGCGAGTTCGGAGTAGCAAAGTGCGCCGCACATGGCCATCAGTGCGATGACCAGCCAGACGAGCAGAAGCAGGAGCGGCGATCCAAGAGACCTGGCCATGGCTGCCGGGGTAAGGAATATGCCCAGCGCGATGGATTCGCCGGTGACAACGGCAATGGCCGCTGCCAGACCGAGTTGCCTCTGAGGGCGCGAGGAATTCGAATCAATCGGCACGCGGGAATACTACGTGGCGATCAGCGCTCCCGGCATCCATCGAAAGTTTTAGTTGGTCTCTCAGTCAAGTAGTGCCTCGATGTCGCGGGAGCCGTGGATAACTCGCACGACCTCAATACCCTGGTGTTTGGGTTGGTAGAAAATAAGCCAATTTTCGAAGCCTTTCAGTGGCCAGCGGCGAATCCGACGCAAAGATAGTCTGCGAAAACCGCAGCGCAGACCCATTCTCGGCATGCGCCAATGCTTCGAAGGTTTCGCGGGCAGCCGTAACAAATTGGTCAGCCAGCCCAATCCCTGCCTCATTCTCCAGGTAGGCAGTGCAATCGATCAGATCCCGACGGGCTCGGGGAAGAATGAGGACGCTTGGCAAGCTACGAAGCCTTAGCCGACTGAACTACCATTTTGGCGGAGGTCTTACGGGAACTCGACCGCTCTCTTATTTCGTTTCGCAGGGTTGCCCACCACTCCGGGGTCGCTTCCATGGCCTCACCTGAGTTGAGCGCATCCAGCAAGGTTTGCTCCAGTTGCTCTTTCGCGTGACGTTTCTGGTCGGCGCGCACCAGTTCGCGAATATATTCACTTGCGCTCGAATACGCTCCGGCAGAAACCTGCTCTTCAACAAACTGTTTCATTGGATCGGGAAGAGAGATATTCATGGTTTGCATGGAATGCTCCTCTCCAGCAGTGTAATTTCATTGACAAAAATTGGCAATTCCTGCCAATGCACGAAAATCTAAGAATAACCATCCGCGAAAATCAAGGCCCTCACCGCATATATCAGTAATTCACCTTTATCGGGGCTGTGATCCAGGTTGCAAAGGGCTCCCATGCCTCGGACTGGAGGAGCTGAACGGACGGAATATTGCGTTGCCCGGCGCTCTTGCGGAACTCTTCATACAGAAATGCGTCATCGAAACCCGCCTTGGCTGCGTCCTGCTGATTACTGCCGAAGTAGATTGCCTCCAGACGCGCCCAGTAGATGGCCGCGAGGCACATCGGGCATGGTTCGCAGCTGGTGTAGATTTCGCAGCCGGTCAGTGAGAACGTTCCCAGTTGTGTGCAGGCTTTGCGGATGGCGTTGACTTCGCCGTGGGCTGTGGGGTCATTCGTCGTGGTGACGGAGTTGGCGGCCTCGGCGATTACTTCTCCGTCGCGAACAATCAGCGCGGCGAATGGTCCACCGGCGCCCTCAAGCACGTTCTGGGTAGCAAGCTCAATGGCGCGGCGTAAAAAGGCGGGGTTGGGTTGACGCGACATCGAGCTCCAGACCTCCGATACACTTGATTCTCAGGGAATATCGACAGTATGGCACAAGGTTCAGGAGAAAGCTGGAAGACAACACTGACGTGGGCCTTTCGCTCGCGGCGGGTGGCGACAGCGGATGGCTTGCGCCCGGCAACTGTGGTGGTGAAAGCCGACCGGATTGTGGATGTAGCGGAATGGAACGAGGTGCCGGTGGCTGCGCATCTACGCGATTATGGAGACCATGTACTGCTCCCCGGTCTGGTCGACACGCATGTGCATATCAATGAACCGGGGCGAACTCACTGGGAAGGATTCAGGACCGCGACCCAGGCCGCGGCGGCAGGCGGCGTTACGACGCTGGTCGATATGCCGCTGAACTGCAAGCCGGAGACGATCTCGGTGGCAGCGCTGGAGGCCAAGCGGGCAGCTGTGCATGAGAACGAAAGCGGTTCAGTGACCGGAGCCAGCGAAGGCGTGAGCCATGCCTGGGTGGATTGGATGAGCTGGGGTGGTGTCGTTGGGAATCATGGTGGGGGCGGCAACGAGGCTGAGATTCCGTGGCTGATTGAGGCCGGTGTTCCGGGCTTCAAGTGCTTCCTTGTACATTCCGGAATCGACGGCTTTGCATGGGTCGACGAGGCTCAGTTGCGCAAGGCGCTGGCGATGCTCCGAGTCTCTGGATTGCCGCTGCTGGTTCACGCGGAGCTGGCTGGCCCGATAGACCGCGCGACGGCGCTGATCAACTCGTCGAGTTCGGCTGACTGGCGGAGCTACGCCACCTATCTCGCATCCCGGCCCGACGAAGCGGAGATCGAAGCGATTGAGCTTCTGATTGGTTTGGCGGATGTCTTTGACGCCCGGCTGCACATTGTCCACCTTGCAACGGCCAAAGCGCTTCCGGCAATTCAACAAGCCCGGGCTGCCGGACTCAAGATTACGGTCGAAACCTGTCCGCAATACCTCTGGTTTGCCGCGGAAGAGATTCCGGATGGGGCTACGGAGTTCAAGTGCGCTCCGCCGATCCGCAATGCGGACAATCGCGAGGCGCTTTGGCAGGCGCTCCGCGACGGCGTCATTGATATGGTTGCAACGGACCACTCACCATGCCCGCCTGAGATGAAGAACCGCGATTCGGGGCGCTTCGATCAGGCCTGGGGTGGAATTGCAAGCCTGGGACTGGCTTTGCCCGTGGTCTGGACTGGATTGCGGCAACGCGGAGGCGGTCTGGAACTGCTTGCCAAATGGATGGCCGAAGGACCGGCCCGGCTGGCTGGGCTAACTGGCCGCAAGGGAGCGCTGGCTCCCGGTTACGACGCCGACTTCGCCGTGCTGGACTCGGAGGCAGAGTGGACGGTGACGGAAGAGGACTTGCGATTCCGGCACAAGCTTTCGCCTTACCTCGGAGCTTCTCTGCGCGGCAAGGTGCTTGAAACCTACCTGCGCGGAGAATGCATTTACTGGGGGCGAAGCCAAGACTCCGTTCTCGATCCAAAGGCGCGGGGACAAGAGATTCGGCGGACGCCATGACGGAACCAACTGCGACAGATACAAAGACCAGAGCCGCGGCGGCGATTGCCGAGTGTCGCCTGATCGCCACCATGAGCGAAGAGGCGGGACGGACGACGCGCCGGTTTCTGACGCCACCCGTCACCAAGGTTCACGCGCATCTGCGTGCTCGCATGGCCGCGCTTGGGATGTCGGTAAGGGTTGATGCGGTGGGAAATCTGCGTGGACTGTGGCAACCAGCTTCCGGTACATCGAAGCGGTTCGTACTCGGTTCGCACATCGACACGGTTCCCGATGCTGGAGCTTTCGATGGCGTTCTCGGCGTGGTGCTGGCGCTTGAACTTGTGGAGATGGCGCGCGTCCGTTCTCTGCCCCTCGCGATCGAGGTCATCGCCTTTTCAGAAGAAGAGGGCGTTCGATTCGGCGTTCCTTTTCTTGGGAGCCGCGCTGTGGCTGGGCGGTTTGACCCCGCGTTACTGGATCTGCGTGATTCCGCAGGAGTGTCGGTGACGGAATCGATCCGGAACTTCGGGCTTGATCCGGGAGAAATAGACGCGGCGCTCTTAAGCGACGCCGCTACCGGCTTTTTTGAGATTCACATCGAGCAGGGGCCGGTGCTCGAAGCGGAAGGGTTGCAACTCGCAGTGGTAACGGGCATTGTCGGGCAAACCCGCTGCGAGGTGTGCTTCCTGGGACAGGCCAATCATGCCGGGACGACTCCGATGGCGCACCGCCGGGATGCGCTGACGGCAGCGGCGGAATGGATATGCGCCGTGGAAGCGGCGGCGAAGGAGCACAACAGCGGCCGGGATGAAATCATCGCGACGGTCGGCAAGATTGTCGCGGAACCAAATGCGGGAAACGTCATTGCCGGGAGTGTTCGAGTAAGCCTGGATGTGAGGAGCACGCGGGACTCTGTTCGGGAGGCGACCGTCGCAAGGCTGCTCGATCTGGCAGCAGCCATCGCAGCCAGACGCGGATTGAGGTGCGAGGCAAAGCGGCAGATGGAGCAGCCAGCCGTTCCGATGGATGAGCAGTTGACGGCGTACCTGACGGAAGCTCTGGAAGCCGCCGACTTCCCGGTACGGCAGATGCCGAGCGGTGCAGGCCATGATGCTATGGTGATGGCAACACGTGTTCCGACTGCGATGCTTTTTTTGCGCAGCCCCGGCGGCATCAGTCACCATCCGGCGGAAGCGGTTCGCGAAGAAGACGTAGAAACAGCCCTGATCGTCGGTGACGTCTTCCTGCGTCGGCTAGCGACTATTCACACGCATTAACCACATTGACATCTGTTGCTTACAGACAGAAGTGAAAGAGGATTCCGTGCCGCATGGATTGGGAAATACCCGAAGCAGCCTGAAGGCGGATCATCTCCTGCAGACTCCGGACACTTTCATTCGCACACCGCTCCCGGGCGCGAACGGCGTGGAATTCGTGGTGCACACCGGATCGCGTCTCGGCACCGCTTTTACGCAGATGACTGCCGAATTCGCCCGGAATGGATCGCTCGCCCCAGCCGGACCGGGAGTGCAGCGGTTCGTATACGTGCTGGACGGGCTCGTCGATCTGGAAGTCCTGGGAGGAAGAACAAGCGGCGCACTGACTCCCGGGGGCTTCGCCTACATTCCTGCGGATGGGGCCCACCAGATTCGCGCACGGGAGGTCTCGCGTGCGGTTGTGATCGAGAAGCGCTACACGCTCCTGGCCGAAAGCATCTTCGGAACAGGCGCGCAAGCCAACCAGCCGGAGGTAGTCATCGGCGACGAAGCGCAAGTTGCACCCGAAGCGCTAGGCGGCGATGAAGGTCTGCAGGTTCGGCATTTGATGCCGGACGGACCCGGTTGGGATTTTGCTGTGAACACGATGACCTATGACCCCGGCGCAGCGCTGGCGATGGTCGAGATTCACGTCATGGAGCATGGGCTGTTTATGCTCGAAGGCGGCGGAATCTATCGCCTTGGGGACAGTTGGTATCCGGTAACGGCGGGCGACTTTATCTGGATGGCTCCGTATTGCCCGCAGTGGTTTGGGGCGATTGGGAAGACTCCGGCGAAGTATCTGATTTATAAGGATTGGTACAGGCATCCGCTGGCTACGTAAATAGAAATCTGGGTGAGAGAACATGGCCGAAGTGGCACCGCTCGTCGAAATCGACAGATTGATGGCAGAGCTGGCGAAGCTTGCGCGCATTTCCGAGGCCGAGCCGCCGGTCGTGACCCGCATCGTATTCAGCAAAGCGGACCTGCGGGCTCGGGCGTACATGAAAGACTTGTGTCGCGTAGTGGGTTTGTCGATCCGCGAAGACGCCGTCGGCAACACATTTGTCCGATGGCAGGGCGCTGATCCGAAGCTGGCGGCCGTCGCGACCGGTTCGCATATCGATGCCATTCCCAATGCGGGCGCCTATGACGGAGTGGTCGGCGTGCTCGGCGGTCTCGAAGCAATTCGCGCTCTGCAGCGCACGGGATTTCGGCCCCGCCGACCGATTGAGCTGGTGATCTTCACCTCCGAGGAGCCGACCCGCTTCGGCATAGGCTGCCTGGGAAGCCGGATGATGGGTGGAGTGATGACGCCGGACCATGCTCGAACTCTGCGGGACAGCGAGAGCCGCAGCCTGGACGAGCTGCGAGGGCAAGCCGGATTTTCCGGCAACCTGGAGACGGTTTTGCTTTCAGAGGGTCATTTTCATGCTTTTGTCGAGCTGCACATCGAGCAGGGGCCGATCCTGGAAAGCGAAGGGATCGATCTCGGAATCGTGACGCACATCGCGGCGCCCGCGTCGTTGAAGGTGACGATCGAGGGCGAAGGTGGACATGCCGGCGCGATGCTTATGCCCATTCGCCACGACGCCCTGACCGCAGCTGCAGACCTGATTCTGGCTCTTGAGGCCGCGGCAAAATCCAGCGGCGTGATCGATACGGTGGCGACGGTCGGTGTATGCGAGGTCTTTCCGGGGGCGGTGAATTCGGTTCCGTCGCTGGTGCGGCTCGAATCCGACATTCGCGACACGGACGGGACGCGCAGGGACGGGGTCGTGGAAAATTGGAAGGCCGTTGCGGCAGAGGTCGCTGCCAGGCGAGGAGTACAGATCAACTTTGAAACCGTGAATGCGGACCCGCCGGCCATCTGCGACGCCTCTGTTCTGGAGGCTGTTCAGAACGCGGTGAGCAGCGCCGGAAAGACCAGCGTGCGGATGGTCAGCCGGGCTTATCACGATTCTCTGTTCGTGGCCCGGTTCGCTCCGGTGGCGATGATCTTCACGCCTTGCCGAGGTGGCGTGAGTCATCGGCCCGACGAATATGCCAGTCCGGAATGGATTGCCAGCGGGGTCGAGGTCCTGGCGCGAACATTGGCCAATCTCGCGAGATGAAGAGAGAGCAAGAGGTAAACCCTAGTAGTTTTATCTTTATAATCAATCACTTAAACTGCAAAACTAAATGTAAATTATCATAATTTGAAGCGCTCGTCTTTCATTTTGGAACAGTCAGCCACATTTTGGACTATTTTGTGGAAAACCTGTGGGCATCGATCTATATTCCTCTCGCAATTTTCTGCTAACGCATTTATTTATCAGTCCATTACAGAATAAATCTAAAGTTTGCTTCTCCGAGGCAACTTCTTCAAAAAAGATCCCCGGCTCCAAATGGAACCGGGGACCGTTTGTGCTGTCCTTTCAGCTCAGCTCAGGCAACGTGACCAACAATCACGCCGCTCAAGGCCTCAGCATCCTGCGGCCGGGCGTGGAGGAGCGGCAACGCTGCTGCCAGCACCTCCTCGACGCGACTCGCGTAGTGGATCGTGACGCCCTCGGTTTGGGCCGGGGTCAGATCCTCTTCGACGTTCTGGCGGTTGTCCGCAGGCAGAATCACGTGCTGGACTCCGGCGCGCCGGGCGGCGAGGAACTTCTCCTTGATCCCGCCGACCGGCAGTACGTTTCCGCTGAGAGTCACTTCGCCGGTCATGGCCGTAAAGGGCCGGATCGGCGTGTTCGTCATGAGCGAAACCAGAGTCGTGACCATGGTGACGCCTGCGGACGGACCATCCTTGGGGATGGCGCCCGCCGGCACATGAATGTGCAGGTCGACGGAGTTGGTGAAGTCCTCTTCCAGGCCGAGGCTTCCGGCGTTGGAGCGGACCCAGGTCAGCGCGGCCTGCATGGATTCCTGCATGACTTCGCCGATCTGGCCGGTCATCGTGAACCCGCCCTTGCCCTTCATGCGGTTAGCCTCAATGAAGAGGACATCGCCGCCAGCGGGTGTCCAGGCAAGACCGACCGCTACGCCAGCCCGGCGCGTCCGCTCGAAGACTTCCATATCGACGCGAACCTGAACGCCACCGAGGAACTCCTGCAGAAGCTCTTTGTCGATGACCAGCTTCTCCTTGTTTCCTTCGACGTAGCGCCGAGCGACCTTGCGGCAGACCGTGCCGAGCACCTGCTCCAGCCTGCGGACGCCGGCCTCGCGGGTGTAGTGACGGACGATGTGCTTGACCGCCTCCTCAGGGAACTCAATTACCTCGGCCGGAATGCCGTTGCCTGCAATCTGCCTTGGAATCAGGTATTTGTATGCGATATGGACCTTTTCCTCCTCGGTATAGCCCTGGAGCGAGATGATCTCCATGCGGTCGAGCAACGGCTCCGGAATGGGATCGAGCATGTTCGCGGTGCAGATAAAAAGCACTTTGGACAGGTCGAACGGCACATCCAGGTAGTTATCCCGGAAGGTGTTGTTCTGCTCAGGGTCGAGCGTTTCGAGCAGGGCAGCCGCCGGGTCGCCGCGGAAATCGCGGCCGAGTTTGTCGAGTTCATCGAGCATGATCACCGGGTCGTTGGTGTCTGCGCGACGGATGCTCTGCATGATCTGGCCGGGAAGCGCGCCTACATAGGTGCGTCGGTGGCCGCGAATCTCGGCCTCGTCGTGCATGCCGCCGAGCGAAACGCGCTGGAACTTCCGCCCGAGCGCCCGAGCGATGGACCGTCCCAAAGAGGTTTTGCCGACTCCGGGAGGTCCGACGAAGCAGAGGATCGGCCCCTTCATATCAGGCTTGAGCTCGAGAACGCTGAGGTAGTCGAGGATGCGGTCCTTTACCTTTTTCAGGCCGTAGTGGTCGTCATTGAGGATCTCGGCAGCTTTGCCCAGATCGACTTTCGTACCCGAACTGCGTGCCCACGGCAGGGACGCAAGCCACTCGACGTAGTTACGAACAAGGGACGAATCCGATGCCATTGGAGACATCCGCGCCAGCCGATTCAGTTCCTTGAGCGCCTCTTTCTTGACGTCATCGGGCATTCCGACTTCTTCGA is drawn from Acidicapsa acidisoli and contains these coding sequences:
- a CDS encoding allantoate amidohydrolase: MTEPTATDTKTRAAAAIAECRLIATMSEEAGRTTRRFLTPPVTKVHAHLRARMAALGMSVRVDAVGNLRGLWQPASGTSKRFVLGSHIDTVPDAGAFDGVLGVVLALELVEMARVRSLPLAIEVIAFSEEEGVRFGVPFLGSRAVAGRFDPALLDLRDSAGVSVTESIRNFGLDPGEIDAALLSDAATGFFEIHIEQGPVLEAEGLQLAVVTGIVGQTRCEVCFLGQANHAGTTPMAHRRDALTAAAEWICAVEAAAKEHNSGRDEIIATVGKIVAEPNAGNVIAGSVRVSLDVRSTRDSVREATVARLLDLAAAIAARRGLRCEAKRQMEQPAVPMDEQLTAYLTEALEAADFPVRQMPSGAGHDAMVMATRVPTAMLFLRSPGGISHHPAEAVREEDVETALIVGDVFLRRLATIHTH
- the allB gene encoding allantoinase AllB; protein product: MAQGSGESWKTTLTWAFRSRRVATADGLRPATVVVKADRIVDVAEWNEVPVAAHLRDYGDHVLLPGLVDTHVHINEPGRTHWEGFRTATQAAAAGGVTTLVDMPLNCKPETISVAALEAKRAAVHENESGSVTGASEGVSHAWVDWMSWGGVVGNHGGGGNEAEIPWLIEAGVPGFKCFLVHSGIDGFAWVDEAQLRKALAMLRVSGLPLLVHAELAGPIDRATALINSSSSADWRSYATYLASRPDEAEIEAIELLIGLADVFDARLHIVHLATAKALPAIQQARAAGLKITVETCPQYLWFAAEEIPDGATEFKCAPPIRNADNREALWQALRDGVIDMVATDHSPCPPEMKNRDSGRFDQAWGGIASLGLALPVVWTGLRQRGGGLELLAKWMAEGPARLAGLTGRKGALAPGYDADFAVLDSEAEWTVTEEDLRFRHKLSPYLGASLRGKVLETYLRGECIYWGRSQDSVLDPKARGQEIRRTP
- a CDS encoding M20 family metallo-hydrolase — translated: MAEVAPLVEIDRLMAELAKLARISEAEPPVVTRIVFSKADLRARAYMKDLCRVVGLSIREDAVGNTFVRWQGADPKLAAVATGSHIDAIPNAGAYDGVVGVLGGLEAIRALQRTGFRPRRPIELVIFTSEEPTRFGIGCLGSRMMGGVMTPDHARTLRDSESRSLDELRGQAGFSGNLETVLLSEGHFHAFVELHIEQGPILESEGIDLGIVTHIAAPASLKVTIEGEGGHAGAMLMPIRHDALTAAADLILALEAAAKSSGVIDTVATVGVCEVFPGAVNSVPSLVRLESDIRDTDGTRRDGVVENWKAVAAEVAARRGVQINFETVNADPPAICDASVLEAVQNAVSSAGKTSVRMVSRAYHDSLFVARFAPVAMIFTPCRGGVSHRPDEYASPEWIASGVEVLARTLANLAR
- the lon gene encoding endopeptidase La, whose product is MFNPSSNSQPSSQSGLELTQSAAKAIPVLPVRDTVLFPHAVLPLTVGRESSIQLIESLGDQRTIVVVAQRDARVDSPQPDQLYEYGTLATVHKVVKMPNQSRFVFTEGTARVRLVRFSQTEPFLMAEVEPVADVEAAEAAASSAVEALQRNVIFQFQQIVNASPTLSDELQTIAANIQEPSRAADFIASSLPFLTTTDKQTLLESADVAARLEKINQFLAKEIDVQQLRNKIQTEVQDQVQQSQRDYYLREQLKAIQKELGEVDEGQKDIDELRKKIEEVGMPDDVKKEALKELNRLARMSPMASDSSLVRNYVEWLASLPWARSSGTKVDLGKAAEILNDDHYGLKKVKDRILDYLSVLELKPDMKGPILCFVGPPGVGKTSLGRSIARALGRKFQRVSLGGMHDEAEIRGHRRTYVGALPGQIMQSIRRADTNDPVIMLDELDKLGRDFRGDPAAALLETLDPEQNNTFRDNYLDVPFDLSKVLFICTANMLDPIPEPLLDRMEIISLQGYTEEEKVHIAYKYLIPRQIAGNGIPAEVIEFPEEAVKHIVRHYTREAGVRRLEQVLGTVCRKVARRYVEGNKEKLVIDKELLQEFLGGVQVRVDMEVFERTRRAGVAVGLAWTPAGGDVLFIEANRMKGKGGFTMTGQIGEVMQESMQAALTWVRSNAGSLGLEEDFTNSVDLHIHVPAGAIPKDGPSAGVTMVTTLVSLMTNTPIRPFTAMTGEVTLSGNVLPVGGIKEKFLAARRAGVQHVILPADNRQNVEEDLTPAQTEGVTIHYASRVEEVLAAALPLLHARPQDAEALSGVIVGHVA
- the allE gene encoding (S)-ureidoglycine aminohydrolase, whose amino-acid sequence is MPHGLGNTRSSLKADHLLQTPDTFIRTPLPGANGVEFVVHTGSRLGTAFTQMTAEFARNGSLAPAGPGVQRFVYVLDGLVDLEVLGGRTSGALTPGGFAYIPADGAHQIRAREVSRAVVIEKRYTLLAESIFGTGAQANQPEVVIGDEAQVAPEALGGDEGLQVRHLMPDGPGWDFAVNTMTYDPGAALAMVEIHVMEHGLFMLEGGGIYRLGDSWYPVTAGDFIWMAPYCPQWFGAIGKTPAKYLIYKDWYRHPLAT